DNA sequence from the Coregonus clupeaformis isolate EN_2021a chromosome 30, ASM2061545v1, whole genome shotgun sequence genome:
AATCCACCgaaaggtgagaccatggtcgttgtggaacaggcaggggtagtaacttacccctaggcagatgtctaggcgccttacactgggcgcacaccgagcaggaggaaacataaaccctcacatccttcgccaacgtgggccaccagtacttggcactaagacagtgcactgtccggccaataccaggatgtccagaggagggtgacgtgtgagcccaatagatcaatcgatcccgaacctcgagcggaacgtacttccgaccctcagggcattgcggtggactagtaacgcccgctcgagttcagcatcgacctcccacactaccggtgccaccagacacgactccggcagtatgggagtgggctccacggacctctcctccgtgtcataccgccgagacagcgcatctgccttaccgttctgcgacccagggatgtacgtgatcttaaaagtaaacctggtcaagaacatattccatcttgcctggcgagggttcagcctcctcgctgcccggatgtactccaggttacggtggtccgtcaaaatgaggaaagggtgttgagccccctcaagccagtgcctccacacctttagggcctgtaccacggctaacagctccctgtcccctacgtcatagttccgctccgccggactgagcttcttagaataaaaggcacaggggcggagtttaggtggcgcgccagaccgttgtgaaagcacggctcctagaccggcctctgacgcgtccacctctacctggaacggcaaagagggatccggatgcgccagcaccggggccgaggtaaacaggtccttcagcctcccaaacgccctgtccgcctcggccgaccactgcagacgcaccggaccccccttcaaaagagacgtgatgggagctgccacctgtccaaaaccccggataaacctccggtagtaattcgcaaaccccaaaaactgctgcacctccttcacagtggttggtgtttgccaattacgcacggccgacacccggtctacctccatcttcacccctgacgcagacaactgatacccccaaaaaaggagaccgactcctggaaaaacagacacttctctgccttaacatacaggtcgtgctccaccagcctccgcaacactctgcgcaccagggccacatgctcgacacgggtaggcgagtacacgagaatgtcatctatgtacacaaccaccccctgcccctgcatgtccctgaagatctcatccacgaatgattggaaaactgacggagcgttcatcaacccgtatggcatgaccagatactcgtaatggcccgaggtggtactaaaggctgtcttccattcatcgccctccctgatgcgcaccaagttgtacgcgctcctgagatctaatttagtgaagaaacgcgccccatgcaatgactcagtcatggtcgcaatcagcgggagtggataactgtacttcaccgtaatctgattgagaccacggtaatcgatgcacgggcgcaaatcaccatcctttttcttcacaaaaaagaaactcgaggacgcaggggaagtggaaggccgtatgtatccttgtctcagagattcgtctatgtaagtctccatagctttcttctcctcttgagacagaggatacacatggctccgtgggagcgcagctcctgcctggaggtctatcgcacaatctccctgcctatggggcggcaactgcgtcgccctcgacttactaaacgcaatagccaaatccccatactcagggggaacgtgcaatgcgggcacctggtttggactctccactgaggtagcccctatggaaacgcctaaacatctacccacacaccgggcagaccactccatcagagccctctcctgccacgaaatggatgggttatgggtactcaaccagggcatgcccagcaccaccggatacgcaggagagtcaatcagaaatagctgaatcatctcctgatgacccccctgcgcacacatcctaagtggcgcagtgacctccctgatcaagcccgcacccaacggacggctatctagggcatgaacggggaaagggacatcaacaggaagaaggggaattcctaaagctaaacaaaacttcttatcaataaaattcccagctgcgcctgaatctaccagcgccttatgctgggaatgaggtgctacctgtggaaaacgcacaggtatacaaaaatgtgcaacagagagctctgggtgagtggggcgcctactcacctggagggaatccccagtgcgggacctgtcgtcctctcccctaggaggccatccccagcacctagccgcggtgtgtcctccccgaccacagttggtgcaggggatggaccccctagtaagccgacccctcctctctctagcgccagcgcccccgagctccatggggcacggctcggaggcgctggagggtgaaatggacggaccccctcgggaacgtccgcgggtagctagcaggttatccagcctgatggacatgtcgaccaactggtcgaacgtgaggctggtgtccctacaggccagctcccgacggacgtcctctcgtagactacacctgtagtgatcgacgagggcccgatcattccaccctgcatctgccgctagagtacggaattcgagggcgaactcctgagcactcctcctcccctgccggaggaagaccagacgctcccccgccgcttcatggtggtgtttgaccatcccccggaggggaaagcggcgggagaactcgtcgtaagttatggtgtccgcgtcgatcctcctccactccgcgttggcccattccaacgccttcccggacaggcaggagatcagggcggacacgctctcatgtcccgagggcgccgggtgcacggtggccaggtacagctccacctggagaaggaaaccctggcacccggccgcggtcccatcgtaagccctcgggagcgagagtcggactcctcggggttctggtgcgggaataggctgactggccgatggtgctggcagggagggtggcggtggaggcgttccccagcctcggatggtggtgatcacctcctgcagtgcggtccccatctgcaggatctggtcccccttgttcccggaccctgtcctccagcgtcgcctgggctgctgcggctcctgctgattccattgtagGTGTGGTATTCTGtcaacgcgtgctgtaggtgggtgcagtggtggaatcaaacgcaggacacagacggatagtccaacagactttagtaatgccAAACACGGCAATCGGacaactcttgcccgaaggcgaaatacgcacgaaggcgaaacaaaacaacagcgcacaaaacaggtgcgtaattactccagcgcagtggagggaagctcaaccgagcgaaatacacgACTGACAAAATCAATACCACACAACAcgagacaaacacaacgagaaacttatagaacactaataggctaaacgagaacaggtgtgacaacaaacagacaaaagcaaacgaacatgaaacatacaacggtggcagctagtattccggagacaacgaacgccgaagcctgcccgaacaagggagagaggcagcctcggccgaaaccgtgacagtaaccTGATTATAAATACTCATCAACAGCCATTTTACTTTCACAAAGTAGAAGGATAAAAAAAATCTGATGAAATTTGATACTATGAGAAGTTGTGCCAACCACATATTCCAGCTACATGACAATAAGCAGTTTTACTGTAAAGTCATCCTTATCTCCAAAGAATAACCGAACCAGATCCTCACCCCTCCGTACACACAGGAACGGAGCTGGCAGACAAGTTATCCACCTCTCCTCGCCTCATCAAGACTCACCTCCCAGTCCAGTTGGTGCCCAAGTCCTTCTGGGAGCAGAACTGCAGGGTACATTATGTGtaactttttctctctctgcttgtTGACTGTGTTGTCTGTGAATATGTCTCTGCTTGTCTCTGCTGGTGAAGCCTACTGTCTACATTTGTGCATCCTCAAACCTGCTGTGCTTTATTTTGTGCAATAAGTGAACTTCATTGATAACGTAATTTGTGTGAATGCCCAATGGGGGGAAGCATTGCATTACACAGTACACTAAAtactgtacagtggcttgcgaaagtattcaccccccttggcatttttcctattttgttgctttacaacctggaattaaaattgatttttggggggtttgtatcatttgatttacacaacatgcttgaagatgcaaaacattttttattgtgaaacaaacaagaaataagacaaaaaaactgaaaacttgagcgtgcataactattcacccccccaaagtcaatactttgtagagccaccttttgcagcaattacagctgcaagtatcttggggtatgtctctataagcttggcacatctagccactgggatttttttcccattcttcaagacaaaactgctccagctccttcaagttggatgggttctgctgttgtacagcaatctttaagtcataccacagattctcaattggattgtggtctgggctttgactaggccattccaagacatttcaatgtttccccttaaaccactcaagtgttgctttaacagtatgcttagggtcattgtcctgctggaaggtgaacctccgtcccagtctcaaatctctggaagactgaaacaggtttccctcaacaatttccctgtatttagcaccatccatcattccttcaattctgaccagtttcccagtccctgccgatgaaaaacatccccacagtatgatgctgccaccaccatgcttcactgtggggatggtgttctcggggtgatgagaggtgttgggtttgcgccagacatagcgttttccttgatggccaaaaagctcaattttagtctcatcagaccagagtaccttcttccatttgtttggggagtctcccacatgccttttggcgaacactaaacgtgttagcttatttttttcttcaatcaatggcttttttctggccactcttccgtaaagcccagctctgtggagtgtacggcttaaagtggtcctatggatagatactacaatctccgctgtggagctttgcagctccttcagggttatctttggtctctttgttgcctctctgattaatgccctccttgcctggtccgtgagttttggtgggcggccctctcttggcaggtttgttgtggtgccatatactttcaattttttaataatggatttaatggtggtccgtgggatgttcaaagtttctgataaaaaaaattataacccaaccctgatctgtacttctccataactttgtccttgacctgtttggagaactccttggtcttcatggtgccgcttgcttgatggtgccccttgcttagtggtgttgcagactctggggactttcagaacaggtgtatagatactgagatcatgtggcacttagattgcacacaggtggactttatttaactaattatgtgacttctgaaggtaattggttgcaccaaatcttatttagggcttcatagcaaagggggtgaaaacatacagtggggaaaaaaagtatttagtcagccaccaattgtgcaagttctcccacttaaaaagatgagagaggcctgtaattttcatcataggtacacatcaactatgacagacaaaatgagaattttttttccagaaaatcacattgtaggatttttaatgaatttatttgcaaattatggtggaaaataagtatttggtcaataacaaaagtttctcaatactttgttatataccctttgttggcaatgacacaggtcaaaagttttctgtaattcttccaaggttttcacacactgttgctggtattttggcccattcctccatgcagatctcctctagagcagtgatgttttggggctgtcgctgggcaacacggactttcaactccctccaaagattttctatggggttgagatctggagactggctaggccactccaggaccttgaaatgcttcttacgaagccactccttcgttgcccgggcggtgtgtttgggatcattgtcatgctgaaagacccagccacgtttcatcttcaatgcctttgctgatggaaggaggttttcactcaaaatctcacgatacatggccccattcattctttcctttacacggatcagtcgtcctggtccctttgcagaaaaaacatccccaaagcatgatgtttccacccccatgcttcacagtaggtatggtgttctttggatgcaactcagcattctttgtcctccaaacacgacgagttgagtttttaccaaaaaagttatattttggtttcatctgaccatatgacattctcccaatcctcttctggatcatccaaatgcactctagcaaacttcagacgggcctggacatgtactggcttaagcagggggacacgtcttgcactgcagaatttgagtccctggcggtgtagtgtgttactgatggtaggctttgttactttggtcccagctctctgcaggtcattcactaggtccccccgtgtggttctgggatttttgctcaccgttcttgtgatcattttgaccccacggggtgagatcttgcgtggagtcccagatcgagggagattatcagtggtcttgtttgtcttccatttcctaataattgctcccacagttgatttcttcaaaccaagctgcttacctattgcagattcagtcttcccagcctggtgcaggtctacaattttgtttctggtgtcctttgacagctctttggtcttggccatagtggagtttggagtgtgactgtttgaggttgtggacaggtgtcttttatactgataacaagttcaaacaggtgccattaatacaggtaacgagtggaggacagaggagcctcttaaagaagaagttacaggtctgtgagagccagaaatcttgcttgtttgtaggtgaccaaatacttattttccaccataatttgcaaataaattcattaaaaatcctacaatgtgattttctggattttcttttctcaatttgtctgtcatagttgacgtgtacctatgatgaaaattacaggcctctctcatctttttaagtgggagaacttgcacaattggtggctgactaaatactttttttccccactgtatgcatgcaccacttttccattatttattttttagaatgttttgaaacaagtcatttttaaaatttcacttcaccaatttggactattttgtgtatgtccattacatgaaatccaaataaaaatcaatttaaattataggttgtaatgcaactaaataggaaaaacgccaaggggaatgaatacttttgcaaggcattgtatcTTACACCTCTCCAGAACCAACATGTCTCCTTATGGACTGCAAAGACTCTATAGAAGCCCTGTCTTTGTAAACAGTTTTTGTTGACCTAATTTTTCGCTTTTCCATTTCCTTCTTTGTAATCAAGTCCTTTTGTAATTGCGacgatttctctctctctgtaggtagTGTATGTGGCCCGTAATGCCAAGGACAATGCAGTGTCTTATTTCCACTTTGACCGCATGAACCAGGCCCATCCAGAGCCAGGAGACTGGAACAACTTCTTACAGAGATTCATGGATGGaaagagtgagtgaatgagagaacGAAAGAAATAAATTATAATGAGTAGGAGAGATAACACAGTACAGATGCTGCTGATGCTCTGTGATTCTGGCTTATTGATAAATCTCTTTCATGACTATgtatatctctatctatctctctaacaTCCTCTCATGTCCACATGGCTGCTTTCCTCAGTGGTGTTTGGTCCCTGGTACGACCATGTGAATGGCTGGTGGGAGAGGAAACAGACTCACTCTAAACTCCACTACCTTTTCTATGAGGATATGGTTGAGGTCAGTAGAATAACTACCTCCTGTGCCATAAAGGTGCTGATCTCTTTGCAGATTATTTAGCGGATTAATTTACATAAAGGTAGGCTGTAAATCAGTGTTATATTGTTACATTGATCATCTTTAGCATTATCTTTCAGTGAGGAAGTATCCAGTGTGTGTCTTCCTGCAGGATACGGGACGAGAGCTAGACAGGCTGTGCTCCTTCCTAGGTTTGTCTACTtcagcagaggagaaggagagggtgagaggaggagtgcagTTTGACAACATGAAGAAGAACAACATGGCCAACTACTCCACCATCCCAGTCATGGATTTCAAGATCTCTCCATTCATGCGAAAAGGTCaacttctctatttctctcctacgcctctctctctctctctgtcagtctttcTGTCTGCCTCTATGACCCTTTCTCTgctcacacaccctctctgtcacACTCCAGGAAAGGTTGGTGACTGGAAGAACCATTTCACTGTGGCCCAGAGTGAACAGTTTGATGAAGACTATAAGACGAAGATGAAAAACACCACTGTACAGTTCCGCACTGTAGTTTAGGGGTTGTGGTCAGGTTGACTGTGGTGCATATGCATCTCAGCTCTTCTGGAATCATGGTGCTGAAATGTACAATATGCTGATACTATCCCTACTGTATGAATAAGAGAGCTAATGATGTGTCTTATGTATAGTTGACCAAATATTATTGATAtaaacattactttgagacaaATAAGGCAAACGATAGACATGCAcaatgtcaacacacacacacacacacacacagtatatccTCATGTAACTGTACAATTATAGCTTATAATTGGGCTGAGAACAAGTTATTACATTAGATAAACTCTTGTTATGAGAATTGTGTGATCCTTCCTTatcccataggaagtcccacccatttgactacttcaaaatggtggAAGTCCTCAAGGGCGCTTCCCATGCTAAAACGGCTTTTGGACGCTaaagtcctctatctatctctatgggtacagtgggggaaaaaagtatttagtcagccaccaattgtgcaagttctcccacttaaaaagatgagagaggcctgtaattttcatcataggtacacgtcaactatgacagacaaattgtaggattttttatgaatttatttgcaaatgatggtagaaaataagtatttggtcacctacaaacaagcaagatttctggctctcacagacctgtaacttcttctttaagaggctccgctgtcctccactcgttacctgtattaatggcacctgtttgaacttgttatcagtataaaagacacctgtccacaacctcaaacagtcacactccaaactccactatggccaagaccaaagagctgtcaaaggacaccagaaacaaaattgtagacctgcaccaggctgggaagactgaatctgcaataggtaagcagcttggtttgaagaaatcaactgtgggaacaattattaggaaatggaagacatacaagaccactgataatctcccctcgatctggggctccacgcaagatctcaccccgtggggtcaaaatgatcacaagaacggtgagcaaaaatcccagaaccacacggggggacctagtgaatgacctgtagagagctgggaccaaagtaacaaagcctaccatcagtaacacactacgccgccagggactcaaatcctgcagtgcaagacgtgtccccctgcttaagccagtacatgtccaggcccgtctgaagtttgctagagtgcatttggatgatccagaagaggattgggagaatgtcatatggtcagatgaaaccaaaatataacttttttggtaaaaactcaactcgtcgtgtttggaggacaaagaatgctgagttgcatccaaagaacaccatacctactgtgaagcatggggggtggaaacatcatgctttggggctgtttttctgcaaagggaccaggacgactgatccgtgtaaaggaaagaatgaatggggccatgtatcgtgagattttgagtgaaaacctccttccatcagcaagggcattgaagatgaagcatggctgggactttcagcatgacaatgatcccaaacacaccgcccgggcaacgaaggagtggcttcgtaagaagcatttcaaggtcctggagtggcctagccagtctccagatctcaaccccatagaaaatctttggagggagttgaaagtccgtgttgcccagcgacagccccaaaacatcactgctctagaggagatctgcatggatgaatgggccaaaataccagcaacagtgtgtgaaaaccttgtgaagacttacagaaaacgtttgacctgtgtcattgccaacaaagggtatataacaaagtattgagaaacatatgttattgaccaaatacttattttccatcataatttgcaaataaattcattaaaaatcctacaatgtgactttctggaaaaatatttctcattttgtctgtcatagttgacgtgtacctatgatgaaaattacaggcc
Encoded proteins:
- the LOC121545370 gene encoding cytosolic sulfotransferase 3-like, encoding MELPTRPPLFDFHGVSMIHYFTDNWENIQNFQARPDDILIATYPKAGTTWVSYILDLLYFGQTAPERQTSLPIYERVPFLESDFHILPPGTELADKLSTSPRLIKTHLPVQLVPKSFWEQNCRVVYVARNAKDNAVSYFHFDRMNQAHPEPGDWNNFLQRFMDGKMVFGPWYDHVNGWWERKQTHSKLHYLFYEDMVEDTGRELDRLCSFLGLSTSAEEKERVRGGVQFDNMKKNNMANYSTIPVMDFKISPFMRKGKVGDWKNHFTVAQSEQFDEDYKTKMKNTTVQFRTVV